Proteins encoded by one window of Branchiostoma floridae strain S238N-H82 chromosome 6, Bfl_VNyyK, whole genome shotgun sequence:
- the LOC118418711 gene encoding uncharacterized protein LOC118418711, translating to MSRFNMLKKRLEKMQNCYGNKAGRPSQDEQEEQNERLAGRHIETLAFLQEIAKENKELKAKVETLEVRRPSDLRVLNLNCSDLHLRRLSKVLSGSSLKYNM from the exons aTGTCCCGTTTCAACATGCTGAAAAAG AGGCTGGAGAAGATGCAGAATTGCTATGGCAACAAGGCGGGGCGCCCCAGCCAGGATGAGCAGGAGGAACAGAACGAGAGATTGGCGGGACGGCACATCGAGACGCTGGCCTTCCTTCAGGAGATCGCAAAGGAGAACAAGGAACTCAAGGCCAAGGTGGAGACGCTAGAGGTAAGGAGGCCTAGTGATTTAAGAGTCTTGAATTTAAACTGTAGTGACTTACATCTGAGACGTCTTTCAAAAGTGCTTTCAGGTTCAAGTTTGAAGTACAACATGTAA
- the LOC118418698 gene encoding 26S proteasome non-ATPase regulatory subunit 7-like, translating to MPIIAPNIDKVVVHPLVLLSVVDHFNRMSKIGNYRRVVGVLLGSWKGKTTLDISNSFAVPFDEDEKEQSVWFLDHDFLENMYAMFKKVNARERIVGWYHTGPKLHVNDIAINDLMRRYCSASVLVIIDAKPKDLGLPTEAYIEVEEVHDDGTPTSKTFEHVPSEIGAEEAEEVGVEHLLRDIKDTTVGTLSQRITNQLMGLKGLHSRIQDIRTYLDDVAEGKLPVNHQIVYQLQDIFNLLPDVNLQDFVKAFYLKTNDQMLVVYLASMIRSIIALHNLINNQLANRDAEKEGTKEKKDDKKDDKDKDKDKDKKDDKSEKDKDKEEKSKDKSDAGKKK from the exons ATGCCGATCATAGCGCCGAACATAGACAAGGTGGTGGTGCACCCGCTGGTGTTACTGAGCGTGGTGGACCACTTTAACAGGATGAGTAAGATCGGGAACTACCGGCGCGTGGTCGGAGTGCTGCTCGGATCGTGGAAAGGCAAAACCACGTTAGACATCTCCAACAGTTTcgcag ttCCATTTGATGAAGATGAGAAGGAGCAGAGTGTGTGGTTCCTGGACCATGACTTCCTGGAGAACATGTATGCCATGTTTAAGAAGGTCAATG CTCGAGAGAGAATAGTAGGCTGGTACCACACAGGACCCAAACTTCATGTTAATGACATCGCAATCAATGACCTTATGAGAAGATACTGCTCTGCTTCGGTACTGGTTATAATCGATGCTAAGCCAAAGGACCTGGGTCTACCCACAGAAGCCTACATTGAAGTAGAGGAAGTTCATGAT GACGGCACACCAACATCGAAGACGTTTGAGCACGTCCCCAGCGAGATCGGAGCAGAGGAAGCAGAAGAGGTTGGAGTGGAACACTTACTTAG ggataTCAAGGACACCACAGTCGGCACCCTGTCCCAGAGGATCACTAACCAGCTGATGGGTCTGAAGGGGCTGCACTCCAGAATACAGGACATCCGCACCTACCTGGACGATGTAGCCGAAG GGAAGTTACCTGTGAACCACCAGATTGTTTACCAGCTTCAAGACATCTTCAACCTGCTTCCTGATGTCAACCTGCAGGACTTTGTCAAG GCGTTCTACCTGAAGACGAATGACCAGATGCTTGTGGTGTACCTGGCCTCTATGATCAGGTCCATCATTGCTCTGCACAACCTCATCAACAACCAGCTGGCCAACAGGGACGCAGAGAAGGAGGGAACCAAAGAGAAGAAGGACGACAAGAAGGACGACAAGGATAAGGACAAGGATAAGGACAAGAAAGACGACAAGTCTGAGAAAGACAAGGATAAAGAAGAGAAGAGTAAAGACAAGTCAGATGCAGGGAAGAAGAAGTGA
- the LOC118418699 gene encoding uncharacterized protein LOC118418699 — MGWAFMLFPFLLSLFAPSIRKPSYSRFVSRWDAAWRPQRFGRDPSRVPRSDPYPYDDLQRWLERKQQQRPQPFSAGSFQDNDFDPGPEFSGLKTPAKFGQERFWNDRFPTALARYKPSNQRYETFPSPFSNILNQRLAQSLNRPGSYGHQAADPYRKTFEALIDIVQNRLIAELLQRLWNQHQRQRGNGASPTESVVQLARYPGYDRQAPYGSKLHSPQREPSTSRISTSRPSESTEKDKVKIKWNQPKVVLSKTAQHGFRGPSGTSLYSGHSGGTSGNTLYSGHPGGTSGKSLYSTLSKGTSGNGIYSGHSGGPHGNSLYAGYSGGTSAGKSLYSGHSGGTTGNSLYPRPSGGASGNSMYSGYSGHKQPGHQESNAINPLAFRKTREAGNRKMH, encoded by the coding sequence ATGGGCTGGGCCTTCATGTTGTTCCCCTTCCTACTGAGCCTCTTCGCGCCGTCCATCCGGAAACCTAGCTACTCGCGATTCGTCTCGCGGTGGGACGCGGCCTGGAGGCCCCAGCGCTTCGGGAGGGACCCGAGCCGAGTCCCGAGGAGCGATCCGTACCCGTACGATGACCTCCAGCGGTGGCTAGAGAGAAAGCAGCAGCAGCGGCCGCAGCCTTTCAGTGCCGGGTCCTTCCAAGACAACGACTTCGACCCAGGCCCGGAGTTTTCTGGCCTGAAGACACCGGCTAAATTTGGTCAAGAAAGATTCTGGAATGACCGTTTCCCGACAGCCCTGGCGCGGTACAAACCGTCCAACCAGCGGTACGAAACGTTTCCGTCACCGTTTTCAAATATCCTGAACCAACGCTTGGCCCAAAGTTTGAACCGACCAGGTAGCTATGGACACCAGGCAGCCGATCCGTACCGAAAAACGTTCGAAGCTTTGATAGACATCGTCCAAAATCGCCTGATTGCCGAGCTGTTACAACGGTTATGGAATCAGCACCAACGACAGCGAGGAAACGGGGCCTCGCCGACCGAGAGTGTTGTACAGCTGGCACGATATCCGGGCTACGATCGCCAGGCCCCGTACGGAAGTAAGCTCCATTCTCCGCAGCGCGAACCCTCAACCTCACGAATTTCAACTTCGCGTCCAAGCGAAAGTACCGAGAAGGACAAGGTCAAGATCAAGTGGAATCAACCCAAGGTCGTCCTGTCCAAAACAGCGCAGCACGGCTTCAGAGGTCCGTCCGGAACTAGCCTCTACTCGGGACATTCTGGAGGAACCTCCGGCAACACTCTCTACTCCGGACATCCCGGAGGAACGTCTGGCAAAAGCCTCTACTCGACGCTCTCCAAAGGCACATCTGGCAACGGAATCTACTCCGGACACTCCGGAGGCCCGCACGGCAATAGCCTATACGCCGGTTATTCCGGAGGAACGTCTGCTGGTAAAAGCCTCTACTCCGGACATTCCGGAGGCACAACCGGCAATAGCCTCTACCCCAGGCCTTCTGGAGGCGCATCCGGCAACAGCATGTACTCCGGTTATTCCGGACACAAGCAGCCCGGACACCAAGAATCCAATGCAATCAACCCGTTGGCCTTCCGGAAAACCAGAGAAGCAGGGAACAGGAAAATGCATTGA